The following are from one region of the Magallana gigas chromosome 4, xbMagGiga1.1, whole genome shotgun sequence genome:
- the LOC105335051 gene encoding protocadherin Fat 4-like — protein sequence MFLLYVLFCGVLINFGESARPFCNRPAASGETLVITEDTAVSVTLYKFQGVDRDGDILVGVSEDPIPPFDIEGINLYIAQSLDFETDRQYNFNNLWITERGKYYLQFGDKCGPLTINVLPVNEFTPVFEPLFRVVTLKEGLQGNSLLSNFTCTDEDKEPIGAQDGCSQVLIESGDDADAKFTIVGDSIVTTNNVIDYDTGDTTYTLIIVGIDSSTRDSRRTGTMTVEVNIEPVNEFVPTIQNRPIYISIPEDTLVGTNISVVTAVDDDAGPHGHVTYKLLGKDDTFLISQTTGRIYLKRPLDFESTQKSYYVTVEASDGGLSSTAVVNVTVTDVNDNVPVCTQTENNVTVNEDMPVGSSIVSLSCTDNDQGTVLTYQISSGDNGDFQITLQGDINVADVLDYDQGLTSYYMSIEVSDGIHITMVWVLVQLAPVNEFSPIAPSYTVNVSEIAPIGSNVITYIADDRDAPPHAVMSYQIINVPNGEPNTFYIDKNTGKISLTEFLDFETIQQYIIVVKVTDSSGNFGTGTVVVNVDNENDHAPFCVQSTGIFSVSENAAVGDIVIPDFECTDLDNNLLSYSLIQSPDESAFDIDAQNRLKVKGRLDFETTSFYSIVIDVTDGSLSNTMRFTINVIDENESVPKFLNGVVISTIRESDRTGTHVAVVSATDEENNPLTYSFVGSYPEFMIDQRTGIIRLRTQVDREEAPIIDILVMASDGQFTSTATVLVTIEDVNEMPLFKNPKYEFSIEENKLAGTTVGIVSAEDPDIGDTNGKVQYSIVKGNENLQFDIEANTGIITLNAQLDYESQRSALLLIEASDLGSPSLSSVCTVIVHVLDQNDNAPSFLSLKQKERISEDTQVGQTVTRVYAYDKDSSVDDNNMVVYKSTSNIPFTVDSLTGVVKVSNNLDREKTKRYEMLITATDNGSPRLTGTLTLEIDITDVNDNDPIVKGTYIATVPENVPLHHVVFSIDASDADGEAFGKLRYEIVSPEMNSVFKIEENTGTVQTASELNRESQDFYEVPIKVSDNGNPPRSTTVTATVHVSDVNDVAPKPSHFSFEFSIGENAEIDTHVGTISVLDEDLGINSKLAFSISTYWRGSETHFKVNQDDGSIFTTGTLDRELERKYIFSLRIEDGGTPSLSSDVTVNIIITDVNDNAPVFNRPFYSTTIFENQTTGINFLSAGASDDDLGINAVLAYELDTTSEKALRSNLYFGVHSQTGNIFLRRKVDREVYPYFTLTVIARDSGVPSLSSEVKVNIQIEDVNDNPPVISPLFYNTEASSINMCDPVITTVSATDADIGRNAAINYHINENDASLPVFVSQLGVVTVKSDMLLSKYIIKINGRDNGDPFLFSKDPATVRIDRFDPDLSVIVFHLDMTLTDYFQKELDFLNRIEKALSKFYPNAYVRKWCIQEKDTYIVVYVYAVKNNETNDVKYLNIEKVFVTNGEFLPVLQLDQNNRPTVDIDGKKWGDFSVIKVVQYGSDLVYPDPTVSRLSDSTDVLALPLGLSLPLLALLAITTIILIYCAWRRRWCKRNKQTTKEHSLMSKKDSHKKTDKNADQNNQMNEMDENVSENSFTHVTTKQVSGPYIPTSSYNRPENIWKTESFPDHQKSQQLIETLTPKLALNTGVEDGRKMRRGYDIVTGWVYEEDPDTRDRKWIRSPTDGSRPSEDSGIY from the exons ATGTTTCTactgtatgttttattttgcgGAGTGTTAATCAATTTTG GAGAATCGGCCCGACCTTTCTGTAACAGGCCGGCAGCTAGCGGAGAGACTTTGGTTATAACAGAAGACACAGCTGTATCTGTTACACTTTACAAATTTCAAGGCGTGGATCGAGATGGAGATATACTTGTCGGTGTTTCAGAAGATCCTATACCACCATTTGATATTGAAGGGATAAATCTTTATATCGCTCAATCTTTAGACTTTGAGACAGATCGACAAtataatttcaacaatttatg GATTACGGAAAGAGGGAAGTATTacttgcagtttggggataaatgCGGACCTCTGACAATCAATGTCCTCCCTGTCAACGAGTTCACTCCCGTTTTCGAACCATTATTCCGAGTTGTCACATTAAAAGAGGGCTTACAAGGAA ATAGTCTGCTATCGAACTTCACCTGTACTGATGAAGATAAAGAGCCCATAGGGGCACAGGATGGCTGTTCTCAAGTTTTGATTGAGTCAGGAGATGACGCAGACGCAAAGTTTACAATAGTGGGTGATTCAATCGTCACTACCAATAACGTCATTGACTACGACACTGGTGACACAACATACACTCTTATCATTGTTGGTATTGATAGTTCAACCCGTGATTCTCGTAGAACAGGGACAATGACAGTTGAAGTTAATATTGAACCTGTGAACGAGTTCGTACCGACTATTCAAAATAGGCCGATATACATAAGT ATACCAGAAGACACCTTGGTGGGTACGAATATCTCCGTTGTGACCGCTGTGGACGATGACGCGGGACCCCACGGACATGTAACGTATAAACTACTAGGAAAAG atgaCACATTTTTGATAAGTCAGACAACAGGAAGAATATACCTTAAGCGTCCTTTAGATTTCGAATCGACTCAGAAATCTTATTACGTCACAGTAGAAGCTTCAGACGGAGGTCTCTCATCTACGGCTGTTGTAAACGTCACAGTAACTGACGTCAATGACAACGTACCCGTATGTACACAGACAGAAAATAACGTCACAGTCAACGAAGATATGCCAGTTGGTTCTTCG atagTATCGCTCAGTTGTACAGATAATGACCAAGGAACAGTTCTAACTTACCAGATTTCATCTGGTGACAATGGCGACTTTCAAATCACCTTGCAAGGGGATATCAATGTTGCTGATG TATTGGACTATGACCAAGGACTGACATCGTACTATATGTCTATAGAAGTTTCGGACGGCATTCACATAACCATGGTATGGGTTTTAGTACAGTTGGCGCCTGTAAATGAGTTTTCACCAATTGCACCAAGCTATACAGTGAATGTTAGCGAAATAGCACCAATCGGTTCCAACGTTATCACATATATAGCAGACGACAGGGATGCACCTCCACATGCCGTGATGTCATATCAGATAATTAACG TACCAAACGGAGAACCAAACACCTTTTACATTGACAAAAACACAGGAAAAATATCACTCACGGAGTTTTTAGACTTTGAAACTATCCAGCAGTATATAATTGTTGTGAAAGTTACAGACAGCAGTGGGAATTTT GGTACAGGAACGGTTGTTGTCAACGTTGACAACGAAAATGACCACGCCCCTTTTTGTGTACAATCTACGGGGATATTCTCTGTGTCGGAAAATGCTG CCGTTGGTGACATAGTGATTCCTGATTTTGAATGTACAGATCTAGACAACAATCTATTATCTTATTCACTTATCCAGTCCCCCGATGAAAGCGCTTTCGATATAGATGCACAAAACAGACTTAAAGTGAAAG GTCGACTGGACTTTGAAACTACATCATTTTACAGTATTGTTATAGACGTAACCGATGGATCACTATCTAACACGATGAGATTTACAATTAATGTCATTGATGAAAACGAGAGTGTTCCCAAATTCCTCAATGGCG TGGTGATAAGTACTATCAGAGAATCTGATAGAACAGGAACACATGTTGCTGTGGTGTCTGCTACTGATGAAGAAAACAATCCTTTGACCTACTCTTTTGTTGGAAGCTATCCGGAATTTATGATTGACCAAAGGACAGGAATTATCAGACTTAGAACCCAGGTCGATAGAGAAGAAGCGCCTATCATAGATATCCTAGTTATGGCTTCCGATGGACAGTTTACTTCCACAGCAACTGTTTTGGTGACGATTGAAGATGTGAATGAAATGCCGTTATTCAAAAATCCCAAATAtga ATTTTCCATCGAAGAAAACAAATTGGCAGGCACTACAGTTGGAATTGTGTCTGCAGAGGATCCAGACATTGGAGATACGAATGGAAAAGTTCAATACAGCATTGTCAAAGGAAATGAGAATTTGCAGTTTGATATTGAAGCCAACACTGGTATTATTACTCTTAATGCGCAATTAGATTATGAATCACAACGGTCTGCGCTCTTGTTGATTGAAGCTTCGGACCTTGGATCTCCCTCGCTGTCAAGTGTGTGCACGGTTATTGTCCATGTTTTAGATCAAAATGACAATGCGCCAAGTTTTTTAAGTCTTAAACAAAAAGAGAGAATTTCAGAAGATACACAAGTTGGACAAACCGTAACTCGAGTTTATGCTTATGACAAGGACTCATCTGTTGATGATAACAACATGGTCGTTTATAAGTCAACGTCAAACATACCTTTTACAGTGGATTCTCTCACTGGTGTTGTGAAGGTTTCTAATAATTTGGACAGGGAAAAAACTAAAAG ATATGAGATGCTTATCACGGCAACAGACAATGGATCCCCACGGTTGACGGGAACGTTGACGTTAGAAATAGATATCACCGATGTCAACGACAATGACCCCATCGTTAAAGGAACGTACATTGCTACTGTTCCTGAGAATGTTCCATTGCACCACGTTGTATTTAGTATAGATGCTTCTGATGCTGACGGGGAAGCATTTGGTAAACTGAGGTATGAAATTGTGTCACCTGAAATGAATTCAGTCTTCAAGATAGAGGAAAATACAGGTACCGTACAGACGGCTTCAGAGCTAAACAGAGAATCCCAAGACTTTTATGAAGTACCAATCAAGGTCTCTGACAATGGAAATCCTCCTCGATCAACAACAGTGACTGCCACAGTGCATGTTTCCGATGTTAATGATGTTGCTCCGAAGCCTTCACATTTTTCTTTCGAATTTTCAATAGGTGAAAACGCTGAAATAGATACTCATGTAGGGACAATTTCAGTATTAGATGAGGATTTAGGAATAAATTCAAAACTAGCATTTTCCATTTCAACGTATTGGAGAGGATCAGAAACTCATTTTAAGGTCAACCAAGATGATGGAAGCATCTTCACTACCGGAACATTAGACCGTGAACTGGagagaaaatacatttttagttTAAGAATAGAAGATGGTGGGACACCTTCTCTATCGTCGGATGTTACAGTCAATATAATAATCACGGACGTCAATGATAACGCTCCAGTGTTTAATCGGCCATTTTATTCAACaactatttttgaaaatcagacAACTGGGATTAACTTTCTGTCTGCCGGGGCATCTGATGACGACTTGGGAATAAATGCAGTCTTAGCATACGAGCTTGACACGACGTCGGAAAAGGCCTTAAGATCTAATCTATACTTTGGGGTGCATAGTCAGACAGGAAATATCTTTCTGCGACGAAAGGTTGACAGAGAGGTGTATCCATATTTCACGCTAACTGTTATTGCAAGGGACAGTGGAGTGCCCTCACTGTCATCAGAAGTCAAAGTAAACATACAAATTGAAGACGTAAATGACAACCCTCCAGTGATCTCTCCCTTGTTTTATAATACAGAAGCGTCGTCTATAAATATGTGTGACCCTGTTATAACTACCGTGAGTGCCACCGACGCCGACATCGGACGTAATGCCGCTATCAACTATCACATCAATGAAAACGACGCTTCTCTGCCAGTTTTTGTATCCCAACTTG GCGTGGTTACTGTGAAATCCGATATGTTGCTCTCTAAATACATCATCAAAATAAATGGACGTGACAATGGAGATCCGTTCCTTTTTTCTAAAGATCCTGCCACGGTTCGAATTGATCGATTTGACCCGGATCTCTCAGTCATAGTATTTCATTTGGACATGACATTGACTGATTATTTTCAAAAGGAACTCGACTTTTTAAACAGAATAGAGAAAGCTCTCTCAAAATTTTATCCCAATGCTTATGTCAGAAAATGGTGCATACAGGAAAAAGACAC ATACATAGTGGTTTACGTGTATGcagtaaaaaataatgaaaccaACGACGTCAAGTATTTAAACATAGAAAAGGTTTTTGTGACAAATGGTGAATTCCTTCCTGTTTTGCAACTAGACCAAAACAACAGACCAACAGTGGATATTGATg GTAAGAAATGGGGAGATTTCTCTGTGATTAAAGTAGTCCAGTATGGATCAGATCTAGTTTATCCAGATCCAACTGTATCCCGTTTGTCAGACAGCACCGATGTCTTGGCACTTCCGCTAGGATTGTCGTTGCCCCTGCTGGCGCTTCTAGCTATCACAACCATCATTCTGATCTACTGTGCTTGGAGAAGGAGGTGGTGCAAACGAAATAA gcaAACGACAAAAGAACACTCATTGATGTCAAAGAAAGATAGTCACaagaaaacagacaaaaatgCAGACCAAAACAATCAAATGAATGAAATGGACGAGAATGTTTCTG AAAACTCATTTACTCATGTGACTACGAAACAAGTTTCTGGACCCTACATACCGACATCTTCCTACAATCGTCCTGAAAATATCTGGAAAACGGAATCATTTCCTGACCATCAGAAATCCCAACAGCTGATAGAAACACTGACCCCAAAATTAGCTTTAAACACAGGGGTGGAAGATGGCAGAAAAATGAGACGTGGTTATGACATAG TAACAGGATGGGTGTACGAGGAGGACCCAGATACTAGAGATAGAAAGTGGATACGATCGCCAACAGACGGAAGTCGACCATCTGAAGATAGTGGAATCTATTGA